One window of the Streptomyces asoensis genome contains the following:
- the afsQ1 gene encoding two-component system response regulator AfsQ1, which produces MPSLLLIEDDDAIRTALELSLTRQGHRVATAASGEDGLKLLREQRPDLIVLDVMLPGIDGFEVCRRIRRTDQLPIILLTARSDDIDVVVGLESGADDYVVKPVQGRVLDARIRAVLRRGERESSDSATFGSLVIDRAAMTVTKNGEDLQLTPTELRLLLELSRRPGQALSRQQLLRLVWEHDYLGDSRLVDACVQRLRAKVEDVPSSPVLIRTVRGVGYRLDAPQ; this is translated from the coding sequence GTGCCTTCCCTGTTGCTGATCGAGGACGACGACGCCATCCGTACGGCCCTGGAGCTCTCACTGACGCGCCAGGGACACCGGGTGGCCACCGCTGCCAGCGGTGAGGACGGTCTGAAGCTGCTGCGCGAGCAGCGGCCGGATCTCATCGTGCTGGACGTGATGCTGCCCGGCATCGACGGTTTCGAGGTGTGCCGGCGCATCCGGCGCACCGACCAACTGCCTATCATCTTGCTGACCGCGCGCAGCGACGACATCGACGTGGTCGTCGGGCTGGAGTCCGGCGCCGACGACTACGTCGTCAAACCCGTGCAGGGCCGGGTGCTGGACGCCCGGATCCGGGCCGTGCTGCGGCGCGGAGAGCGCGAGTCGAGCGATTCGGCGACGTTCGGCAGTCTCGTCATCGACCGCGCGGCGATGACGGTGACGAAGAACGGCGAGGACCTCCAGCTCACGCCGACCGAACTGCGGCTGCTGCTCGAACTGAGCCGGCGGCCGGGGCAGGCGCTGTCCCGGCAGCAGCTGCTGCGGCTGGTGTGGGAGCACGACTACCTGGGCGACTCACGGCTGGTGGACGCCTGTGTCCAGCGGCTGCGGGCCAAGGTGGAGGACGTGCCGTCGTCCCCGGTCCTGATCCGTACCGTGCGCGGCGTCGGCTACCGCCTGGACGCCCCTCAGTGA
- a CDS encoding SigE family RNA polymerase sigma factor, with product MNTLHGMSANAVAVVTRLHDVHRGSEKSGAVSGRGCARGTGRQHTTFMTVVDTGEQAAHGGATYREDTGERRSLTEAEFTAYVQERRASLYATAYHLTGDRFEAEDLLQSALFSTYRAWDRISDKAAVGGYLRRTMTNLHISAWRRRKLNEYPTEELPETAGDTDAMRGTELRAVLWQALARLPELQRTMLVLRYYEGRTDPEIAEILDISVGTVKSSIWRSLRRLREDEVLSFGRDEEDAFGELVA from the coding sequence ATGAACACGCTGCACGGTATGAGCGCCAACGCAGTCGCAGTCGTCACGCGTCTGCACGACGTACACCGGGGTTCCGAGAAGTCCGGTGCCGTGAGCGGGCGGGGGTGCGCTCGCGGCACCGGGCGCCAGCACACCACCTTCATGACGGTGGTCGACACGGGGGAACAGGCGGCTCACGGGGGAGCCACGTACAGGGAGGACACGGGGGAGCGTCGTTCGCTGACCGAGGCGGAGTTCACCGCCTACGTCCAGGAGCGCCGCGCCTCCCTGTACGCAACCGCCTACCACCTCACCGGCGACCGCTTCGAGGCCGAGGACCTGCTCCAGAGCGCGCTGTTCTCGACGTACCGGGCGTGGGACCGGATCAGTGACAAGGCCGCGGTCGGCGGATACCTCCGCCGGACGATGACCAACCTGCACATCAGCGCGTGGCGCCGCCGCAAGCTGAACGAGTACCCGACCGAGGAGCTGCCGGAGACGGCCGGCGACACGGACGCGATGCGCGGCACCGAGCTGCGCGCGGTCCTGTGGCAGGCGCTGGCCCGGCTCCCCGAACTCCAGCGGACGATGCTGGTCCTGCGCTACTACGAGGGCCGCACCGACCCGGAGATCGCGGAGATCCTCGACATCAGTGTCGGCACGGTGAAGTCCAGCATCTGGCGGTCGCTCCGCCGGCTGCGTGAGGACGAGGTCCTCAGCTTCGGCCGTGACGAGGAGGACGCCTTCGGGGAGCTTGTCGCCTGA
- a CDS encoding sensor histidine kinase, with product MTQRQGGLRGWSAARKGRLSRLRFTSLRLRLVVVFGAVALTAAVSASGIAYWLNREAVLTRTQGAVLRDFEQEMENRAGSLPEHPSQDELQHTAGQMANSSQRFSVLLVGEDSSGKTVYGNSGGLNGFSLEDVPGALRTAVNKRQDVTGGNKSPYHLYWQRVVDHGTPYLVAGTQVNGGGPTGYMRKSLEPEAKDLNSLAWSLGIATGLALIGAALLAQAAGTTVLKPVHRLGVAARRLGEGRFDTRLRVSGTDELADLSRTFNRAAESLEKRVADMAARDNASRRFVADMSHELRTPLTAITTVAEVLEEELDAESGSIDPMIEPAVRLVVSETRRLNNLVENLMEVTRFDAGTARLVLDDVDVADQITHCIDARAWLDAVDLDAERGIHALLDPRRLDVILANLIGNALKHGGSPVRVSVSAADDAVVISVRDHGPGIPEEVLPHVFDRFYKASASRPRSEGSGLGLSIALENAHIHGGEITAANSPEGGAVFTLRLPRGVLEAADQGGEEDERAVRPAHSVQSMPVQSGKSVQDKGDA from the coding sequence GTGACACAACGGCAAGGGGGGCTCCGCGGCTGGTCCGCGGCGCGTAAGGGAAGACTTTCGCGGCTGCGTTTCACCAGCCTGCGGCTGCGGCTCGTCGTCGTCTTCGGGGCGGTGGCACTGACCGCCGCAGTGTCCGCGTCCGGCATCGCGTACTGGCTCAACCGCGAGGCCGTGCTGACCCGTACCCAGGGTGCGGTGCTGCGGGACTTCGAGCAGGAGATGGAGAACCGGGCGGGTTCGCTGCCCGAGCATCCCTCGCAGGACGAGCTCCAGCACACCGCCGGGCAGATGGCCAACAGCAGCCAGCGCTTCAGCGTGCTGCTGGTGGGCGAGGACTCCAGCGGCAAGACCGTCTACGGCAACTCGGGCGGCCTGAACGGGTTCTCGCTGGAGGACGTGCCCGGGGCGCTGCGTACGGCGGTGAACAAGCGGCAGGACGTCACGGGCGGCAACAAGTCGCCGTACCACCTGTACTGGCAGCGCGTCGTCGACCACGGGACGCCGTATCTGGTGGCCGGGACGCAGGTGAACGGGGGCGGGCCGACCGGGTACATGCGCAAGTCGCTGGAGCCGGAGGCCAAGGACCTCAATTCGCTCGCCTGGTCGCTGGGGATCGCCACCGGCCTCGCGCTGATCGGGGCCGCGCTGCTCGCGCAGGCCGCCGGGACCACCGTGCTGAAGCCGGTGCACCGGCTGGGCGTCGCGGCGCGGCGGCTCGGCGAGGGCCGGTTCGACACCCGGCTGCGGGTGTCCGGGACGGACGAACTCGCCGATCTGTCACGGACGTTCAACCGGGCCGCGGAGTCGCTGGAGAAGCGGGTCGCCGACATGGCCGCGCGGGACAACGCCTCGCGGCGGTTCGTCGCCGACATGTCGCACGAGCTGCGGACTCCGCTGACCGCCATCACCACCGTCGCGGAGGTGCTGGAGGAGGAGCTGGACGCCGAGTCGGGCAGCATCGACCCGATGATCGAGCCCGCGGTGCGGCTGGTGGTCAGCGAGACGCGGCGGCTGAACAACCTCGTCGAGAACCTGATGGAGGTCACCCGCTTCGACGCCGGTACGGCGCGGCTGGTCCTGGACGACGTCGACGTCGCCGACCAGATCACCCACTGCATCGACGCCCGCGCCTGGCTGGACGCGGTCGACCTGGACGCCGAGCGCGGCATCCACGCCCTGCTCGACCCGCGCCGTCTGGACGTGATCCTCGCCAACCTCATCGGCAACGCGCTCAAGCACGGCGGTTCGCCGGTGCGGGTGTCGGTGTCGGCGGCGGACGACGCGGTCGTCATCTCCGTGCGCGACCACGGGCCCGGCATCCCGGAGGAGGTGCTGCCGCACGTCTTCGACCGGTTCTACAAGGCGAGCGCCTCCCGGCCGCGCTCCGAGGGCAGCGGGCTCGGCCTGTCCATCGCCCTGGAGAACGCCCACATCCACGGCGGCGAGATCACCGCCGCCAACTCCCCGGAGGGCGGTGCGGTGTTCACGCTGCGACTGCCCCGGGGCGTCCTGGAGGCGGCGGACCAGGGCGGCGAGGAGGACGAGCGGGCCGTGCGGCCGGCGCACTCCGTCCAGTCCATGCCCGTGCAGTCCGGGAAGTCCGTGCAGGACAAGGGGGACGCGTAG